The sequence TCATGTTTCTGTCATTATTGAAGACCATGGGCTgctatacaggtacaggtctgcACCTGTACCAATTCTAAACCTCTATATCCTTTATCGAACTTtacccattatcaaacttttacacctacccacctacgaaatatcatcaggatccattcaaggcttctcaagttatgcgtTCCACTAACAAACTGGTGCACACACTCagcccgctaccgtcctgacgAAAAATGCtccgccaaccattttcgaacacgacttttctttccgcaaccgctacttaaataccaTGAAAATCcttacacagcttcttgagttatatgctgttggcatggatttatgaactttcctcattaattatgcaaattagctgttgatttgcattattagtattacattatgtaagtcatcactcattctatctacattaccacaaatcatgatgatccgttaacacgttctcgagttattctcgtcaaaggtttgaaaggaaatcggtgcctgcagttaaaaaaaacgctaggggggtccaaactcacagcacttgcactatgccccaagggctatctaccactcaaaaatcatgaccacatcATGTTCAGAGCatgaagtgtcaaaattaaaagctttgctgcaataccttaggcagtcactaggaggctcattattgaacttgaccttcttcTTGCCACCCCTACCCATCTAcggaatatcatggaaatccatccgCGTCATCTCGAGCTATCTTgtatacagacaaacacacTTACATGCAAagcccgctacagcaccgtaggtatgAGCCAgctaaaccattttcgcacttgaccttcctctttaCAACCGCTAAACACCTGCCGAATATCGTGAAGATGCCCCAGCTgcgtctcgagttatgctgttcacaaacaagcgcaaaaaaatacaaagctcacTACAGTACCGCAGGAAAatgccaggtaaaccattttcaaacttggcattcctttcgacaacccctacacacctaccaaaaatcacaaagttccatccacaatttctcgagttatatgctgttgacctacatatagacccaaataaccgaaaacatactgttcttggcgaagagaataaatGTTCATCATCGATATCATATATGTACACGCGTATTTGTAATTTTACATTTACGCTCGCCGTTTTCGCGGTGTCACCTTAATAACCGCGAACCCAAAACCACCGTGTCTAAATGTACATACTTTAGTATAGTAATAGTAATATTATAATGTGTTGGAGGCGATTGTTCTTTCCGTCTGAAACACACTTGCCGAGTCAGCTAGTACCTTGTTTCCGATTGTCTGTCTGTAAAGGTGTTTCAATAAGTGCAGCAGTACGTGGGTATAAGCGCCATCGTGAACTCAAACCCACaccgaacactccattttctcatTGCCGCGAAATTAGAACATAGATGTCTATCATTTTGATAAGAAGCTGGTCTTGTGGTTAGTGTTGTGATCTTATAATCTAAAGGCccagggttcgaatccctggTAGGCTTCATTGTTGTGCGCTTGGAAAAGgctcgggtgaaaatgagtaccttgctTCGGTTTGAGACTTAGACCAAGTTTCAGTTTCTTAAAACCACTCTAGCTTTCGTAATGTTTTTGGGAGAATGTTTTTgatacaccagttgtaaaggttgAAATCATTTGgagaaggtatggggtcgtggaactctagtttttgttAATTTTGGGGAGAAAATAAATATTTTGGGGAGAAATGTTTTTTCTCCTAAAATGATGCACAAATATTGGGGATTTTCGCGCGATCGCATGGAATTACCCAtagttgattttaaaaaatgacgTATATTGCTGGAAAGATAATACTCCAAGGTATTATCAAGCCAATAGTAAAGAAAATCGTAAAGTAACAGTATAGTCAAGCCAGTAATCTTCACTGAGATTTTCCCGACATGCAAGGCATAGCTCTCTTGACAATTTGATAAGAAAAAACACTAAAAACATTCTAAAAACAAATCTCttgatagtttcaaagaacgcttgcagataaatgtgcaaaagttaggtgtgacggatcgttcagtgtaatataaccagctgctgccgcgccgcgtgcctgcgccgaagggcggttactgaccggctatataaattttagatgcagatacagatacacagatacagataaatcTGATCTTATGGTCAGGGTTGTGAGATGACGTGAGGTCAGTAAGAAAGGAGATAACCCACATAGTtatctaaacaaaaacaacagagaGAAGGGACGAAATCTGGGTGAACCGGTTTTATCTGTGTTATTAGTTTGTGTAAGTGGGCAGTCCCAGTGGAGAGCCACATTTTCTTCGAGAGTTTCTCAAGTTAACAAGAAAACCTCGAAAATCTACTCCTCTCTGATCTGTAAACCGGTATGTTTCTACGCTCTGTTCAAATACATAGTTTTTCAATTCTTTAAAGTTTGTAGATGATGAAGAGTTCGAGCTTCAATCTTGCATATCAATGAGGTTATCACTACCTCATTTACCCACCCACCTCAACAAATTACGCCAACGCTGGCAAATAGGCgccatattttcccattttggtatttttttgtCACGTTGTCCATCTCATGAGGGGAAAAATTTCTCGTTTTTTCCCCCCAAAACTCAGGCAATTATGAgcgcgttgatgtcatccataaggtTTACTAGCTGTGACCTTATGTTGTGTTGGAGGCGATGTGTTGGAGCGACATTTACAGAATGCAGACTAAGGACAATGAGTGTGTGCGCGAAGCGAATGAAGGTGAGGAAACCATTGGATCCGACTGCAGTAGACGACCCGCAGGACACGGACTTCGGCAACTATGACTTCCCCTTCGAGAACCTGGTTGTGGAGGGAGGTGGGGCCAGGGGAGTGGCGTATATAGGGTCACTGAGGGTAAGGTGTGAGTTCTTGTATCAATGAATATATTAAAGCTTCCAAGTACGCGCAAagtttttgtttgaaatagaTTCCGACGACTTCATACCTTTGACCATGATTTCAGCGACCTCATACCACGAAATATTTACAGCTGttgtagattttatgcaaatgaattgtATATTTAACATAACATAGTTTAGACATGGTAATATTCAACTTGAACTAaattacacatgtcacaagtatgaaattatCATTAAACGATTTTGCAATTCTTtgtattagttatgcaaatcagttcgcAATTTGCAGTaacaatggaattatagaaTTTCTCAGTTCATTATTGAAGTTACATAATGTGTAAACATAAGTGTACATCTTTGTCAGATGTGTGCTTAATCAAATGTGTACATCTATCAGCTTTCCTCTATGGAATATTTGGCAAAAACGCCAtatgcagttccaaaataaatGTTCGGAGCGCCCTAACCCTACCGTACggtatctaccactcaaatgtAAACACAAGCGCTATGTAAAGCTGACAAAACTGCAACTTTGCTACTTGTTATGGTCATTGTACTAGTTTTAGGCAGTCAGAGGTTATCGTCAGAAACTTTGGGAAGCACAGGGTACTTCAGTGCAGTGTCTTCTCTATCTCTGTAATCAGGTACTGGAATCTACCGGAATCATTAAGAAGATCAAAAGAGTCGCCGGTGTGAGCGCAGGATCGATGCTCGCGACGTTCGTGGCCCTGGGGCTCCGGTCGGCGGAGGTAGCCGAGGTGACAGGCGGGGATCTGAGCGAGATAGCTGCTGATGGTATGCTATGACTTTTTTTGATTAAGTGTTATAATACCATTTGTAgttaacaaaagaaataaaaagaagaagaaaaccaCAATTCGTTTGAGACTAGTGTATAATCATAGTGCTGTATTTTTGTCCAAAGGCCACAAGCTTAAGCATGATGATGTCACCTTTCAAATGAATTTGGTTTAATTCTGTTTTTCATGGATTCACTGTCATTATATGAAAAAGCTGGTATCTAGTAACGCTTAAACAactaacctttatccgcgggttaacTTATGTGCGTTTTTTCAAAagcggggtatttagggatattatgTCGACGGACGGCGGTtctaaactgcaatatcttcaaaatatttgaAGTTTGGAACCACCggccgtcgacttgatatccctaaatactctgctGTTaagaacaacggataaaggttacccgtggataaaggtgaactagcgttacattgtGACGTATCTTGCACTGTCTTGTAGGAGGAATTCTCCAGACCCTGAAGAAGCCATTCAACTTGTACTGGCGCTACGGCTGGGAGACGGGCACCAGTTTCAACACCTGGTTCGGAGGTATTGTAGAGAGGTTCACGCGTCAGGGTGACCAACCTGGGAACCCTGATCTCACCTTCAAACAGGTATGTCAAAACGTGCGAACGTGCAAGGCTTGAGCCCCCTACCAGTTTGCTCTGTAACCGTAGCAGCAAATATTTTTGGATAACTGAACAAAAGAACAACGAATTTTTATGATATACGGTGTGCAAGTTGCCTAGTTTCTATTTGCGTTTCATTTGTATGAAGTGACTGGAAAAGATGGCTTGGCTATGATTGTTGTGATCTATATGATGTCCCTTTCTGAGTAAAATGTACGAAGTTCTGGGACGAAATTGATGGTTTTTGTATTATGTAACTCTTATTAGTAATGAATGCCTATGAATCAGCCTGTCTCAACACGGCATTGTGTTTCAGCTACACAGAATGAATGGAGTAGAACTCTGTATTGTGGTGACGAACTTGACTCAGATGACAGAAGAGTACTGCCACGTCAAGACCACACCAGACCTGCCCATCCGCAAGGCTGTCAGGATGTCCATGTCCATTCCAGGTTTGGGATTCGTTTCTTATTGATCAACAAATTGATGTATATGACACAAAGATGATGCACTTAAGCTAATATCAAACATCACctctgaaaataaaaattgtagctgacaaagacaataacaataacaagtaTATCAGAGCATTTGGGTTGGGTAGTCCAAGATGGTATAACAAGATCATACTTGTAAGTTGTCAAGTTGTAAGTTGAAGAAATTAGCAAGTAATTCAGTCAAGTATAAAACGTTTGTTGTACTTGTCAAATTCGCTCTCGAACAAAATGCTTCTCCTCTCTCAGCCTTGGCACAAGAATGTTATGCTCACTACCTAATATGAACTTTGCTAGTTTCGAGATTTTCCAAAATTGAGTACTAACATAAAGTTATGGTCTTCCATTGTATTTGACTAGGACTGTTCCAACCTGTGTTGACTGACTATCATGGAGACGAGGCGTTCTACGTTGACGGGGGTGTGATCTGTAACTACCCACTCCACTCCTTCGATGGTAGGTACATCCCATGTTATTAAATATGATTTCCGATAACGGTATGGTTCTTTTATATAGTTTAATAGTTTTTGAcgatttaaacatttttgcattgtCTGGCATTGGTTCTTTATTTGCAGGATACTTTTCCCTACATATATTGCTGTCATGTCTTAGTAGGGCGGCTAGGGCCTCATCAAAAATTAGTAACTAGACATAAGTAAGCATCCCTGGCTATTCCGGAAacagaaatgaatgaaattaataGATTCGAAATGCAACACTACCTGCCTTTAGCTGGTTAAAGGCTATGGAACTATACTTCACCATGCTGGAAAAAATAAAGACATCACTTGATACGATTGACATGGTTcgtttgaaatacaaaatggGTTCTctgcattgaaaaaaaatcctgtgACTTTCTTTGTCGTCTAGGCTGGTGGCTCTCCATGCAGGAAGAAGATTCGTTCTTCAATAGGTTAGATGACCTGGCCCATCTCAGCAAGAGTATGCATCGCTCCAACCGCTTCGAGCCCGTCAACCCGAAAACGATCGGACTCATGCTGGTAGGTGTCAATGCCTGGCTAATTCTATAATAATGGTCTAGGTATgttttcgtggaactctagtttgtatcTGATTGTTGTCTGCCCTACAAATGGACCGTGTAGGATCGCCTTGGCCATGATTGAATGCGTATGTTCCTAAAATGATGCCATGTGTTTTTTACTAGTATTCAGAGCACGACATTGAGCAGTACCAGCAGGTTCTGTGTGATCGTCTGACGCAGGAGGAAAGACAGTACGAGAAGGAAAGGCCTGACACTCCGACAGCCAGGTCAGGAGAACTTCATGTTCTTTCGTTAGTCaaaaatgggacaaacataaaacaatcTACTTTGGTTGACTATATTCTAGTTGTTTCTGTTCCAATTTAAATGTAAAATATCATTAGAGAAAGCAATTTTCGTCGGTAGGATATCCAATTCCAACCCATTATGGTAATCTAGGCACTTCGTTCTATGATTTTATAGCTACAATAAGTCGGATATCGAAAGGAAATCACATAAGTTTTCTAATGGTATATAGTACAGAAACAACGAAAAAAGTCATGATCAACCACAGTCAAGTTTTCAAATTATTTGTGTGTAAGTTTTTTCAGGAACAAAGTCTTAAGTAAAACGTTTGCCAATGTATACAGAGAGTATCAAGACAAGAGGACTCTTCAAACAGTCGAGGCCATGAAGAATAGGAAGAAAATCCGGGGCCTCGTCGACAAGTTTCTGACCAGTCTGAAGGCCCAAAACAAAGACCACACATCGACTGTCAGTAGGGAGGAACTACGCAGAGCTTTTGCAGAGGTATCGTAGTGATACATTAGTAAGTCTTTATCCGTGTAAAGGTCGTGATGTTCCATAGCTTTTATGAACAAGTAATAGCATAgtctgaacaaggaggttaacctccttggtctaaaaAAACCTTTAAACCTATAGATATCAACCTGGAACAAAGTAAAGAAACGAGAAGACAAAATAATTGCTTCGTCTAGGGTGCAATGCCATTCGACagacgttttgtcacttcaaacaTATTCTCTCCTGGCAGGCAGGAAACAGCTCTCTGACTGACACAGAAAAGGAGAAGCTGTTTGGGAAAGCATACTCCGTAGAACAACTCTTCGATCAAATGGACACTGACGACGATGAAAAGGTCTGTGATATTcagatgaaattttgtttcaacatgcatatgttatacatacatatttataacactgatgttacatACATAAGTTTTACTGATTCTTGCGAGTTGTGACAATATGCTGCATACGTTGCGTTCATTTTTCAGTCAGAGAACACTTATCATGAGCTTCAACCAAGGTTCGTAGAAATCTCCGAGGTCTGCCAAAGTATCTGGCTTGTCAGGATCTTTTATTTAGTGAGGCCTTACTCTCTCTTATTACATGTAAAGCTGACCTACCAGGAGGTTCACGAGTTCTTCACCAATAGAGGCTTCAGCTGGCTGACTCAGGGTATGGAAGAGAAGAGGAAACTTGTCTCCAGTCTCACGGACTACACCTTGAAGTACATGCGTCTCATCCAAGTCCTCGGGAAGAAAGTGTACCACAAGGTGCGTGGCAAATGACCTACGTTTCCTTTTTTcgttaggccatattgatttgataatatggatgacatcctctgagaatccaaaaactgaagcaagcgtgcgaataaaataaaagttgccatcattatgaaatcaaagtggtcaggaactTCCTGACAGGAAGGTTAAAAATAACTGagcacacagaatatagtatcaaacagtagattcttaatttttgttctttcacatcttcttcgaGCTTGTAATATTCTATGACAGTAGTTTAAGGTTTCCGATATTTATgttgcaatccacggcataaATTtggttattttgaagctgctttgtacgatttttggagaatggttgaaaacttttttttctttggaagcGGCCGAAAAAttatgcgcgcgcggatgtcatccatatgatcaaatcaacatggccttctgTGCTTATGCTTGTGTACTGTACAAAACGGAACAGTGTTACAATAAAGCATTATACGAAGGCTCAAGGCTTTATAACAAGCGTTTACTCTGTATCGTTAAGTCTCTGAAAGGTCCTAGGTTGATGCACATCGATGGAAACATGGCTTTGTTTTGGTTCTACATCCTTTAAAGAGTCAGTCGTTTATTACAGACGTTTATCAAAAACtgataaatgattttgaaaagtctAGTACGTGACTTAAACAGATTGGCCAGTCAGGGGTTGTATGTATGTCCTTTTGGACATCAATCGTTGCAAAAAAACCTTTATGCCTAGAAAAGCAGGAATTGGCCTCACTGTAATCTTCGATCATTATCGAATCTTATAACTCACTGGAATCCATGGTTGACTTTGTGTCAGGCTGACGACATGGAGAGGACCATAGGAGTGGACAGCGACTACGTGAGGACAACAGACTTTCAGCTGGAGGACGAGGATAAAATGTTCCTCTATAAGGTAATTCTAGCGatgcatcattatcattattattgtcaCTGGTGTGGGTCACGATGAATAACGATACTGGAATATAGGACTCACTAGATAAACCATACTATCGTAATTGTCTGTTAAAATCTGACATAAGAACATTCATGAACATCTCTTGAATGAGATATTATTGGTATGAGACAATGAACATTTTCTCCTCATGCATGTACAGCGAGGAGCCACCGGTGTTCGAGCGTTCCTGCGGACGTACATCGCAAAGAACAACCTCAAGCCCGCGGTGTCTGCCGGGAAGAACGTCCCTGCTCAGAAAAATGTCATCGCGCAGGAAAACTGACAATTGGCTCTGAACAATTATGAATCATTGTATTTCAATGTTTCATAGGAAGTATAATCTATTTTATcgtatatatattatgtagtactagtattagaaCTGCCGTGCTACAAAAATTCCAAGGATTGTTAACCTTTGTGATGGTTCCTGGTGATGGTAACGTTCTGGGAATGGGTATTATTTGGTAAGGTATTTGATTATTGTGAAGAAATCATCGGGCAACATGAATCATTACTTGGGTCAGTATAGTGAAGTCTTTACTGTACTTTTGAGATCCGGTTTTATGGTATCTTCAGTCTTTGAATTTTAATGCCAATGTTTTCTGTTGTATCCAGATTTAGAGGTTTATGACAAATACAGCTTTTAACCTTCATTCACAAATGTATATTATAGTAACCACACgaaacgaatatttaagcaaACTTTCCAATATCTTAGCAAAGTTATGGTATCGTACTGAAGACCACTGATGCAACAGTTCCCTTTGCGATGACGAGCTTGTAGCACGATTCAAAAGATACTATTTACTTGGTCGTAAAACAAGCTCACACGAGACCAAAACAGCGTGGTTTAATCATGTTACACAACTTGTGAAAGTGTAAAGCAGTATCCATTTATTGGTGATAAAGAGTTGATTGCTGTGATTGTGATAAAGACAACAGGAATCAAGGCGGCCGAAACACACACTGGCAGAAAGCCCACGTCTATATACAATGCTCGGTATCCTGGCAGTAACTAGAATTTGTCGGGAGTCGATTGGAAACGTTTCGTAGTCCGCCATGACTCGTGCACGATTCCGGATCCGCCGCAGGATCCGGACCATTTCGTACTATGCATATTATTCTCGCAAGTGTAAAACAATTAGCTCACAGCATGAACAGCAAGGAAATCAGAAATGGCCTATCCTTACCGCTTTGTGATTCTTCCAATCGTACCAGAAATGGTATCAGCACATAGGATGTATAGAAACACTGCATTGAAATGACGTACACAGACAGGCAACGCAAGGCAAACAGGCCATCGATGAAGTCACCAACAATTTTCCAAAAAGTACCATAACATCACTAAGTGGGaggttaaggccccctctcacttccTGGGGAACAACAAGGCGGAAGGTTGGGCAATAAAACACGTGCCAGAGGGGACATTAGACAGGTGCTGTGATATACGAACACGTCATGACCAGTAGGCAAGgacaaggccatgttgatttgataatatggatgacatacgcgcgcgcatcaattttcggccgtttccaaaaaaaaaattcagccatactctaaatcgtacaaagaagcttcaaaataagcaaatatatgccgtggattgcaaaaacaaacatcGGAAAACGCATACTAGTGCCATAGAACATTacaggtcaaagaagatgtaaaagaacaaaaataaagaatctattgtttagTATACTATATTCTTTGTGATCCGTCCtttcttcaaccttcctgaccacctagatttcataatgtaggcaactttttttttatggtcaatttttttttattcgcacgctcgcatcagttttttggACCCcaaggggatgtcatccatatagtcaaatcaacgtggcctaactaCCATCTCCTTGGGTATCACCGAGGTAGAAGACTAATCAACAGAGCAATACAACGTGTGGTAATATATCACCAGATGGGGCATTCGACAGGTGTTTGGATACATAAAAAGGTCATGGCATACACAAATGTAGATGAAAAGGTCATGGGGCACATTAAAAGGTTACGGCAGACTTTATGGAACAACACAGTCTGAGCGGGTCACTCCTTGGTCCTACACAGCCCGTGGACGTACTACAGCACTTTGATTATAACACAGAAGGTGAAGTGTCTGTAATAAAATGAGTCTAGTATGTCTAACTTTTTTACCTACTGCTAAAAGGTCCCATAGAATTTTGAGCCCGTAGGCCACAGCCGTACAGACAACCGGTTAAGATCCAACCACACAACGTTGAAACGGACAATTACCTTAGTTGACTGAGCTCGTGTCccgtacatgtatttttaatgGACGAATGCCGCTGGGGACTAGCGTGATACAAACGCCCCTTGGTACAGGTCACAGAGAGTCCATGGTCAGGGAGGACTGCTCATCTAGAGAGTGCTGGTGAGCATGTAGTGTCTTTTCATACCCTTTGTTCACTTCTTAAGTACACATCTTGGATGGAATTTTTGCGGCTTATTGCGTACCTCTTTCTGTTTATAtataaggccccctttccacttgacggcgctctcaccgtgctctcgctgcgatggaaaattggccagagcgcagTGACGCCAGAAAatctgctctagtggaatctttCCGGTCAGACTCACTCTCAGCGCGACAAAagctcaaatgtcagcatcttttaaTGAGCTACCAGAGATtctaaagattactcaacgaatttcagagataaggaacgaatcttttgacgttttgcgtattttgttatctttgaagtcatcctttcATGTCTTACATGATATTCAGAgcataaaatcaaggctgtaaacaattCCAATTctggtcactgtacagtcacttaGCCTGAGTCTAAGTTTATATTGTTTTTGGATTGATAGAACAATTCACTTCacaactgaaagaaaacaatCAAATTTCATGCACAAATTACTACATAGAATTCTGCCATGTAACAACAATCTTTATAAGTGGAAAAATAGCTTCCCCTCTTTGCAACATTTGCAAGATAACAGAGAACGAGGAACACATGTTCTTTAGTTGCGCCAGGATGGAaaacatttgggaaagagttgaGAGACTACTGTATGTGATCAAGacttgttatatatatatatataaaaaattatATAGCCGTATGATAACGTTGTAAAGCCACGGTCGTACAAGCAACCTCACAAAGTGGAAACGATGACCTTAGCTGACCAAAGATGTGTCCTTAAGCTGACCGACAACCTGGAACAGGTATGCGTTTAAGACAGGAATACCGCTGGGGTTAAGCGTAATGCAAACGCCCTTTGTAAAATGTCACAGAGAGTTCCAAATGTACGCGAAATGAAATCATCTCGAAATTAGATGCATTTACCACGATGTCCAGAGAACGTGTGATCCGGAGCTGCAAAACGACGTTCACAATAATGCCcgagatgtgaaaaaaaaagtgaaaaaaagacGTCACCGAGAGTTCCAGAAGCACTACTCCCCTAGAGAGTACTGGTGAACATCGAGGTGAGTGTCTTTTCATACCTTTCGTTCACTCTTGAACAGCCGTTAAATTTTCAAGAATATATCTTGACTGGACATTTTTCCGCCTTATTGTGTACCTCTGTCTGTTTATATATAAGCTGTCTCATTGTGCTGGGTTGTGGCTTACTAAGGTGAGACACCGACACCGCCCGTGGACGTTTTTCAATAAGGTGAGTCTAGTATGTTTACCACTTTACCTGCCACTAAGAGGTCCCATAGAATTGCAATGCCGTAGGTTAACACTAAAAAAGACACAACAGTGCAGACTGAGCCTGTTAAGATCAAACCACACAACGTTGAAACGGACAATGACCTTAGTTGACTGAGAGGCTCGTGTGTGTCccgtacatgtattttttggcGAATGCCGCTGGGGGGCTAGCGTGATACAAACACCCCTTGGTATGGGTCACAGAGAGTCCATGGTCAGGGATGACTGCTCATCTAGAGTGTGCTGGTGAGCATGTAGTGTCTTTTCATACCTTTTGTTCACTCTTCAAGTAGACATCTTGGTTGGACATTTTTGCGACTTATTATGTACCTCTTTCTGTTTATATATAAGTTGTCTTATTGTGCTGGGTTGTGTCTTATACACCCCCTTTCCACCgagacggcgctctcgccgcgctttCTCTGCGATcgctaaaatttgacagatcgctcaacggaTTGTATAGAAAAGCAACGAATCCTTTTACTCCCTCTGcgctttgttgtcttctcggtcgcacttatacattttgtatgatatactcagtatgaaagtgaaggttacacatatcctatgtaggtcgcagtcgcagcgcgatcgccgtctagtggaaagggggcctttaaggtggggtcacacctgcgtatatatttaagtccgtatgaggcgctcATGGGaatatttgcctccaccaggctccacaggtcgttgtaaaaataatagaaattggacaaatgtaaacaggtaacatgtcggacgagttagctgggtcgctaaccatacttctcgatcagctaactcatctggcatgttatgaatctatatttgtccaatttgtactattttccccgcgacctg comes from Branchiostoma floridae strain S238N-H82 chromosome 2, Bfl_VNyyK, whole genome shotgun sequence and encodes:
- the LOC118405990 gene encoding uncharacterized protein LOC118405990, with product MSALMSSIRFTSCDLMLCWRRCVGATFTECRLRTMSVCAKRMKVRKPLDPTAVDDPQDTDFGNYDFPFENLVVEGGGARGVAYIGSLRVLESTGIIKKIKRVAGVSAGSMLATFVALGLRSAEVAEVTGGDLSEIAADGGILQTLKKPFNLYWRYGWETGTSFNTWFGGIVERFTRQGDQPGNPDLTFKQLHRMNGVELCIVVTNLTQMTEEYCHVKTTPDLPIRKAVRMSMSIPGLFQPVLTDYHGDEAFYVDGGVICNYPLHSFDGWWLSMQEEDSFFNRLDDLAHLSKSMHRSNRFEPVNPKTIGLMLYSEHDIEQYQQVLCDRLTQEERQYEKERPDTPTAREYQDKRTLQTVEAMKNRKKIRGLVDKFLTSLKAQNKDHTSTVSREELRRAFAEAGNSSLTDTEKEKLFGKAYSVEQLFDQMDTDDDEKLTYQEVHEFFTNRGFSWLTQGMEEKRKLVSSLTDYTLKYMRLIQVLGKKVYHKADDMERTIGVDSDYVRTTDFQLEDEDKMFLYKRGATGVRAFLRTYIAKNNLKPAVSAGKNVPAQKNVIAQEN